A segment of the Streptomyces sp. L2 genome:
CCGCTCGCACCACCCGGATCCGGTTCCGGCACAGTAATATGTCACACCCTATTGGATTGGGGACCACACATGACCCTCTCGGAGAACCGCCCCTGGCGGGGCGTCCTCGTCGCCACCGCTCTCCCCCTGCGCGCCGACCTCACCGTCGACCTCGACCGGTACGCCGAACACTGTGCGTGGCTGGTGGCGAACGGCTGCGACGGTGTCGTACCGAACGGCTCGCTCGGTGAGTACCAGGTGCTCACGCCCGAGGAGCGCACCAGGGTGGTCGAGACGGCCGTGGCGGCCGTCGGCGGTGCGCGGGTGATGCCCGGCGTCGCCGCGTACGGCTCGGCCGAGGCGCGGCAGTGGGCCGAGCAGGCGGCCGAGGCCGGCTGCGGCGCGGTGATGCTGCTGCCGCCCAACGCCTACCGCGCCGACGAGCGGTCCGTGCTCGCCCACTACGCCGAGGTCGCGAAGGCCGGCCTGCCGGTGGTGGCGTACAACAACCCGGTCGACACCAAGGTCGACCTCGTGCCGGAGCTCCTGGCCCGGCTGCACGGCGAGGGGTGCATCCAGGGCGTCAAGGAGTTCTCCGGTGACGTCCGCCGCGCCTACCGGATCGCCGAACTCGCCCCGGACCTCGACCTGTTGGCCGGTGCCGACGATGTGCTGCTGGAGCTGGCCGTGGCCGGCGCGAAGGGCTGGGTGGCCGGCTACCCCAACGCGCTGCCCCGGGCCTCGGTGGAGCTGTACCGGGCCGCCACCACCGGGGACCTGGCCGCCGCGCTCCCCCTGTACCGGCGGCTGCACCCCCTGTTGCGCTGGGACTCGCGGGTGGAGTTCGTGCAGGCCATCAAACTGTCCATGGACATCGTCGGGCGGTATGGCGGCCCGGTGCGCCCGCCCCGCGTCCCCCTGCTGCCCGCGCAGGAGGCCGTGGTCCGGGCGGCCACCGAGAAGGCCGTCGCCGCCGGGCTCGCCTGACGTCACGACAAGGAGACCGGAGCATGCGCAGCAAGCTCGTCCTGCACGCCGTGGACTCGCACACCGAGGGCATGCCGACCCGTGTCGTCACCGGCGGGATCGGTACCGTGCCCGGTGCGACGATGAACGAGCGGCGGCTGTACTTCCGTGAACACCGGGACGACGTCAAGCGGTTGCTGATGAACGAGCCGCGCGGCCACTCCGCGATGAGCGGCGCGATCCTGCAGCCGCCGAGCCGCCCGGACTGCGACTGGGGTGTCCTCTACATCGAGGTGTCCGGGTATCTGCCGATGTGCGGGCACGGCACGATCGGTGTGGCGACCGTGCTGGTGGAGACCGGCATGGTCGAGGTCGTCGAACCGGTCACCACGATCCGGCTGGACACCCCGGCCGGCGTGGTGGTGGCCGAGGTGGCGGTGGAGGACGGCGCCGCCCGGA
Coding sequences within it:
- a CDS encoding dihydrodipicolinate synthase family protein, which translates into the protein MTLSENRPWRGVLVATALPLRADLTVDLDRYAEHCAWLVANGCDGVVPNGSLGEYQVLTPEERTRVVETAVAAVGGARVMPGVAAYGSAEARQWAEQAAEAGCGAVMLLPPNAYRADERSVLAHYAEVAKAGLPVVAYNNPVDTKVDLVPELLARLHGEGCIQGVKEFSGDVRRAYRIAELAPDLDLLAGADDVLLELAVAGAKGWVAGYPNALPRASVELYRAATTGDLAAALPLYRRLHPLLRWDSRVEFVQAIKLSMDIVGRYGGPVRPPRVPLLPAQEAVVRAATEKAVAAGLA